One genomic region from Balaenoptera acutorostrata chromosome 1, mBalAcu1.1, whole genome shotgun sequence encodes:
- the PLEKHG5 gene encoding pleckstrin homology domain-containing family G member 5 isoform X3 gives MNSVLTKYGSPPRGWLSLRPGSQDRSLAEEKGLCCQNPDCMDKGRAAKVCHHADCQQLHRRGPLSLCEACDSKFHSAMHYDGHVRFDLPPQGSVLARNVSTRSCPPRTSPAVDVEEEEESSVDGKGDRKSTGLKLSKKKAWRRHTDDPSKECFTLKFDLNVDIETEIVPAMKKKSLGEVLLPVFERKGIALGKVDIYLDQSNTPLSLTFEAYRFGGHYLRVKAKPGDEGKVEQGVKDSKSLSLPILRPAGAGPPTQERVDPQSRRESLDILAPGRRRKNMSEFLGEASVPGQEPPAPSSCSLPSGSSSGSSSSSGGSDSWKNRAASRFSGFFSSGPSTSAFGREVDKLEQLEGKLHAYSLFGLPRLPRRLCFDHDSWEEEGDEEEDEDDACLRLEDSWRELIDGHEKLTRRQCHQQEAVWELLHTEASYIKKLRVITNLFLCCLLNLQESGLLCEVEAERLFSNVPEIARLHRGLWGSVMAPVLEKARRTRALLQPADFLKGFKMFGSLFKPYIRYCMEEESCMEYMRGLLRDNDLFRAYVTWAEKHQQCQRLKLSDMLAKPHQRLTKYPLLLKSVLRKTDEPRAKEAVVTMIGSVERFIHHVNACMRQRQERQRLAAVVSRIDAYEVVEGSNDEVDKLLKEFLHLDLTAPIPGASPEETRQLLLEGSLRMKEGKDSKMDVYCFLFTDLLLVTKAVKKAERTKVIRPPLLVEKIVCRELRDPGSFLLIYLNEFHSAVGAYTFQASGQALCRGWVDAIYDAQLQQLRVQEHPGGQQHLQSLAEEEDEQEEEEEEEDEEEEGGESSTSAASSPTILRKSSNSLDSQRCVSDGSTETLAMVVVEPGDMLSSPEFEGGPFSSQSDETSLSTTASSVTPTSELLPLGPVDGRSCSMDSAYGTLSPTSLQDFMAPAPTVEPALRPPESSQAPSPPPSPRLRRRTPVQLLPCLPHLLKSKSEASLLQLLSGATTRGAPPAPSRSLSELCLAATVPGTRTQGSPQEAGPSWDCQGAPGPGSGPELSELEGGAGCPGGEPKGPTRRSRELSSGASPRVQPEPPPGTSAQHRKLTLAQLYRIRTTLLLNSTLTASEV, from the exons AAGACCGGAGCCTGGCTGAAGAGAAGGGGCTGTGCTGTCAGAACCCCGACTGCATGGACAAGGGGCGGGCGGCTAAG GTATGCCACCACGCCGACTGCCAGCAGCTGCACCGCCGGGGCCCCCTCAGCCTCTGCGAGGCCTGTGACAGCAAGTTCCACAGCGCCATGCATTATGATGGGCACGTCCGCTTCGACCTGCCCCCCCAAG GCTCTGTCCTGGCTCGGAATGTGTCCACCCGGTCATGCCCCCCGCGCACCAGCCCTGCAGTGgacgtggaggaggaggaggagagctcTGTGGATGGCAAGGG GGACCGGAAGAGCACAGGCCTGAAGCTCTCCAAGAAGAAAGCCTGGAGGAGACACACAGAC GACCCAAGCAAGGAGTGCTTCACGCTGAAATTTGACCTGAACGTGGATATCGAGACAGAGATCGtgccagccatgaagaagaagtCGCTGGG GGAGGTGCTGCTGCCAGTATTTGAAAGGAAGGGCATTGCGCTGGGCAAAGTGGATATCTACCTGGACCAGTCCAACACGCCCCTGTCCCTCACCTTTGAGGCCTACAGGTTCGGGGGACACTACCTGCGGGTCAAAG CCAAGCCAGGGGATGAAGGGAAGGTAGAGCAGGGGGTGAAGGACTCCAAGTCCCTGAGTCTGCCAATCCTGCGGCCAGCCGGGGCCGGGCCCCCCACCCAGGAGCGCGTGGACCCGCAGAGCCGCCGGGAGAGCCTGGACATCCTG GCCCCTGGCCGCCGACGCAAGAACATGTCGGAGTTCCTGGGGGAGGCGAGCGTCCCTGGGCAGGAGCCCCCAGCGCCCTCCAGCTGCTCTCTGCCCAGCGGCAGCAgtagtggcagcagcagcagcagtggcggCAGTGACAGCTGGAAGAACCGGGCGGCCAGTCGCTTCAGCGGCTTCTTCAGCTCAGGCCCCAGCACCAGCGCCTTCGGCCGG GAAGTGGACAAACTGGAGCAGCTGGAGGGCAAGCTGCATGCCTACAGCCTCTTCGGGCTGCCCAGGCTGCCCCGGAGGCTGTGCTTTGACCACGACTCGTGGGAGGAGGAAGGTGACGAAGAGGAGGACGAGGACGACGCCTGCCTGCGGCTGGAGGACAGCTGGCGGGAGCTCATCGACGGGCACGAG AAGCTGACCCGGAGGCAGTGCCACCAGCAGGAGGCGGTGTGGGAGCTCCTGCACACAGAGGCCTCCTACATTAAGAAACTGAGGGTGATCACCAAC ctGTTCCTGTGCTGCCTCCTGAATCTGCAAGAGTCAGGGCTGCTGTGTGAG gTGGAGGCGGAGCGCCTGTTCAGCAACGTCCCGGAGATCGCGCGGCTACACCGCGGGCTGTGGGGCAGCGTGATGGCGCCGGTGCTGGAGAAGGCGCGGCGCACGCGGGCGCTCCTGCAGCCCGCGGATTTCCTCAAAGGCTTTAAGATG TTCGGCTCCCTCTTCAAGCCCTACATCCGATACTGCATGGAGGAGGAGAGCTGCATGGAGTACATGCGGGGCCTACTACGCGACAACGACCTCTTCCGGGCCTACGTCACG TGGGCCGAGAAGCACCAGCAGTGCCAGCGGCTGAAGCTGAGCGACATGCTGGCCAAGCCCCACCAGCGGCTCACCAAGTACCCGCTGCTGCTCAAGTCGGTGCTAAGGAAGACCGACGAGCCGCGCGCCAAGGAGGCCGTCGTCACCATG ATCGGCTCGGTGGAGCGCTTCATCCACCACGTGAACGCGTGCATGCGGCAGCGACAGGAGAGGCAGCGGCTGGCGGCCGTTGTGAGCCGCATCGACGCCTACGAGGTGGTGGAGGGCAGCAACGACGAGGTGGACAAG CTCCTGAAGGAATTTCTACATCTGGACCTGACGGCACCCATCCCTGGCGCCTCCCCTGAGGAGACACGCCAGCTGCTGCTGGAAGGGAGCCTGAGGATGAAGGAGGGGAAGGACAGCAAG ATGGACGTGTACTGCTTCCTCTTCACTGACCTGCTCTTGGTGACCAAGGCGGTGAAGAAGGCAGAGAGGACCAAGGTGATCAGGCCACCGCTGCTGGTGGAAAAGATCGTGTGCCGGGAGCTTCGGGACCCTG GGTCCTTCCTTCTCATCTACCTGAACGAGTTCCACAGCGCCGTGGGGGCCTACACGTTCCAGGCCAGCGGCCAGGCTTTGTGCCGTGGCTGGGTGGACGCCATCTACGATGCCCAG CTTCAGCAGCTGCGTGTGCAGGAGCACCCAGGCGGCCAGCAGCACCTGCAGAGCCTggcagaggaggaggatgagcaggaggaagaggaggaggaggaagacgaggaggaggaaggaggggagagtaGCACTTCGGCGGCCAGTTCCCCTACCATCCTGCGCAAAAGCAGCAACAGCCTCGACTCGCAGCGCTG TGTCTCGGATGGCTCCACGGAGACCCTGGCCATGGTGGTGGTGGAGCCTGGGGACATGCTGTCCTCTCCCGAGTTCGAGGGCGGCCCCTTCAGCTCCCAATCAGACGAGACCTCGCTCAGCACCACCGCCTCATCTGTCACGCCCACCAGCGAGCTGCTGCCCCTGGGCCCAGTGGATGGGCGCTCCTGCTCCATGGACTCCGCCTACGGCACCCTCTCCCCGACCTCCCTGCAAGACTTTATGGCCCCAGCCCCTACGGTGGAGCCAGCACTCCGGCCCCCAGAGTCATCACAAGCCCCTTCACCCCCACCCTCGCCCCGCCTCCGCCGACGCACTCCTGTCCAGCTGCTGCCCTGTCTGCCCCACCTGCTCAAGTCCAAATCTGAGGCCAGTCTCCTCCAGCTGCTATCGGGGGCCACCACCCGTGGAGCGCCCCCAGCCCCTAGCCGCAGCCTGTCGGAACTCTGCTTGGCTGCTACCGTCCCTGGCACCAGGACTCAGGGTTCCCCTCAGGAAGCTGGGCCCAGCTGGGATTGCCAGGGGGCaccaggccctggcagtggccCCGAGCTGTCAGAGCTGGAGGGTGGAGCCGGCTGCCCAGGTGGGGAGCCCAAAGGACCCACCAGGAGGAGCAGAGAGCTGTCCTCGGGGGCCTCGCCCAGGGTCCAGCCTGAGCCCCCTCCAGGGACCTCTGCCCAGCACAGGAAGCTGACGTTGGCCCAGCTCTACCGAATCAGGACCACCCTGCTGCTTAACTCCACCCTCACTGCCTC GGAGGTCTGA
- the PLEKHG5 gene encoding pleckstrin homology domain-containing family G member 5 isoform X7, producing MNSVLTKYGSPPRGWLSLRPGSQDRSLAEEKGLCCQNPDCMDKGRAAKVCHHADCQQLHRRGPLSLCEACDSKFHSAMHYDGHVRFDLPPQGSVLARNVSTRSCPPRTSPAVDVEEEEESSVDGKGDRKSTGLKLSKKKAWRRHTDDPSKECFTLKFDLNVDIETEIVPAMKKKSLGEVLLPVFERKGIALGKVDIYLDQSNTPLSLTFEAYRFGGHYLRVKAGAGPPTQERVDPQSRRESLDILAPGRRRKNMSEFLGEASVPGQEPPAPSSCSLPSGSSSGSSSSSGGSDSWKNRAASRFSGFFSSGPSTSAFGREVDKLEQLEGKLHAYSLFGLPRLPRRLCFDHDSWEEEGDEEEDEDDACLRLEDSWRELIDGHEKLTRRQCHQQEAVWELLHTEASYIKKLRVITNLFLCCLLNLQESGLLCEVEAERLFSNVPEIARLHRGLWGSVMAPVLEKARRTRALLQPADFLKGFKMFGSLFKPYIRYCMEEESCMEYMRGLLRDNDLFRAYVTWAEKHQQCQRLKLSDMLAKPHQRLTKYPLLLKSVLRKTDEPRAKEAVVTMIGSVERFIHHVNACMRQRQERQRLAAVVSRIDAYEVVEGSNDEVDKLLKEFLHLDLTAPIPGASPEETRQLLLEGSLRMKEGKDSKMDVYCFLFTDLLLVTKAVKKAERTKVIRPPLLVEKIVCRELRDPGSFLLIYLNEFHSAVGAYTFQASGQALCRGWVDAIYDAQNQLQQLRVQEHPGGQQHLQSLAEEEDEQEEEEEEEDEEEEGGESSTSAASSPTILRKSSNSLDSQRCVSDGSTETLAMVVVEPGDMLSSPEFEGGPFSSQSDETSLSTTASSVTPTSELLPLGPVDGRSCSMDSAYGTLSPTSLQDFMAPAPTVEPALRPPESSQAPSPPPSPRLRRRTPVQLLPCLPHLLKSKSEASLLQLLSGATTRGAPPAPSRSLSELCLAATVPGTRTQGSPQEAGPSWDCQGAPGPGSGPELSELEGGAGCPGGEPKGPTRRSRELSSGASPRVQPEPPPGTSAQHRKLTLAQLYRIRTTLLLNSTLTASEV from the exons AAGACCGGAGCCTGGCTGAAGAGAAGGGGCTGTGCTGTCAGAACCCCGACTGCATGGACAAGGGGCGGGCGGCTAAG GTATGCCACCACGCCGACTGCCAGCAGCTGCACCGCCGGGGCCCCCTCAGCCTCTGCGAGGCCTGTGACAGCAAGTTCCACAGCGCCATGCATTATGATGGGCACGTCCGCTTCGACCTGCCCCCCCAAG GCTCTGTCCTGGCTCGGAATGTGTCCACCCGGTCATGCCCCCCGCGCACCAGCCCTGCAGTGgacgtggaggaggaggaggagagctcTGTGGATGGCAAGGG GGACCGGAAGAGCACAGGCCTGAAGCTCTCCAAGAAGAAAGCCTGGAGGAGACACACAGAC GACCCAAGCAAGGAGTGCTTCACGCTGAAATTTGACCTGAACGTGGATATCGAGACAGAGATCGtgccagccatgaagaagaagtCGCTGGG GGAGGTGCTGCTGCCAGTATTTGAAAGGAAGGGCATTGCGCTGGGCAAAGTGGATATCTACCTGGACCAGTCCAACACGCCCCTGTCCCTCACCTTTGAGGCCTACAGGTTCGGGGGACACTACCTGCGGGTCAAAG CCGGGGCCGGGCCCCCCACCCAGGAGCGCGTGGACCCGCAGAGCCGCCGGGAGAGCCTGGACATCCTG GCCCCTGGCCGCCGACGCAAGAACATGTCGGAGTTCCTGGGGGAGGCGAGCGTCCCTGGGCAGGAGCCCCCAGCGCCCTCCAGCTGCTCTCTGCCCAGCGGCAGCAgtagtggcagcagcagcagcagtggcggCAGTGACAGCTGGAAGAACCGGGCGGCCAGTCGCTTCAGCGGCTTCTTCAGCTCAGGCCCCAGCACCAGCGCCTTCGGCCGG GAAGTGGACAAACTGGAGCAGCTGGAGGGCAAGCTGCATGCCTACAGCCTCTTCGGGCTGCCCAGGCTGCCCCGGAGGCTGTGCTTTGACCACGACTCGTGGGAGGAGGAAGGTGACGAAGAGGAGGACGAGGACGACGCCTGCCTGCGGCTGGAGGACAGCTGGCGGGAGCTCATCGACGGGCACGAG AAGCTGACCCGGAGGCAGTGCCACCAGCAGGAGGCGGTGTGGGAGCTCCTGCACACAGAGGCCTCCTACATTAAGAAACTGAGGGTGATCACCAAC ctGTTCCTGTGCTGCCTCCTGAATCTGCAAGAGTCAGGGCTGCTGTGTGAG gTGGAGGCGGAGCGCCTGTTCAGCAACGTCCCGGAGATCGCGCGGCTACACCGCGGGCTGTGGGGCAGCGTGATGGCGCCGGTGCTGGAGAAGGCGCGGCGCACGCGGGCGCTCCTGCAGCCCGCGGATTTCCTCAAAGGCTTTAAGATG TTCGGCTCCCTCTTCAAGCCCTACATCCGATACTGCATGGAGGAGGAGAGCTGCATGGAGTACATGCGGGGCCTACTACGCGACAACGACCTCTTCCGGGCCTACGTCACG TGGGCCGAGAAGCACCAGCAGTGCCAGCGGCTGAAGCTGAGCGACATGCTGGCCAAGCCCCACCAGCGGCTCACCAAGTACCCGCTGCTGCTCAAGTCGGTGCTAAGGAAGACCGACGAGCCGCGCGCCAAGGAGGCCGTCGTCACCATG ATCGGCTCGGTGGAGCGCTTCATCCACCACGTGAACGCGTGCATGCGGCAGCGACAGGAGAGGCAGCGGCTGGCGGCCGTTGTGAGCCGCATCGACGCCTACGAGGTGGTGGAGGGCAGCAACGACGAGGTGGACAAG CTCCTGAAGGAATTTCTACATCTGGACCTGACGGCACCCATCCCTGGCGCCTCCCCTGAGGAGACACGCCAGCTGCTGCTGGAAGGGAGCCTGAGGATGAAGGAGGGGAAGGACAGCAAG ATGGACGTGTACTGCTTCCTCTTCACTGACCTGCTCTTGGTGACCAAGGCGGTGAAGAAGGCAGAGAGGACCAAGGTGATCAGGCCACCGCTGCTGGTGGAAAAGATCGTGTGCCGGGAGCTTCGGGACCCTG GGTCCTTCCTTCTCATCTACCTGAACGAGTTCCACAGCGCCGTGGGGGCCTACACGTTCCAGGCCAGCGGCCAGGCTTTGTGCCGTGGCTGGGTGGACGCCATCTACGATGCCCAG AACCAGCTTCAGCAGCTGCGTGTGCAGGAGCACCCAGGCGGCCAGCAGCACCTGCAGAGCCTggcagaggaggaggatgagcaggaggaagaggaggaggaggaagacgaggaggaggaaggaggggagagtaGCACTTCGGCGGCCAGTTCCCCTACCATCCTGCGCAAAAGCAGCAACAGCCTCGACTCGCAGCGCTG TGTCTCGGATGGCTCCACGGAGACCCTGGCCATGGTGGTGGTGGAGCCTGGGGACATGCTGTCCTCTCCCGAGTTCGAGGGCGGCCCCTTCAGCTCCCAATCAGACGAGACCTCGCTCAGCACCACCGCCTCATCTGTCACGCCCACCAGCGAGCTGCTGCCCCTGGGCCCAGTGGATGGGCGCTCCTGCTCCATGGACTCCGCCTACGGCACCCTCTCCCCGACCTCCCTGCAAGACTTTATGGCCCCAGCCCCTACGGTGGAGCCAGCACTCCGGCCCCCAGAGTCATCACAAGCCCCTTCACCCCCACCCTCGCCCCGCCTCCGCCGACGCACTCCTGTCCAGCTGCTGCCCTGTCTGCCCCACCTGCTCAAGTCCAAATCTGAGGCCAGTCTCCTCCAGCTGCTATCGGGGGCCACCACCCGTGGAGCGCCCCCAGCCCCTAGCCGCAGCCTGTCGGAACTCTGCTTGGCTGCTACCGTCCCTGGCACCAGGACTCAGGGTTCCCCTCAGGAAGCTGGGCCCAGCTGGGATTGCCAGGGGGCaccaggccctggcagtggccCCGAGCTGTCAGAGCTGGAGGGTGGAGCCGGCTGCCCAGGTGGGGAGCCCAAAGGACCCACCAGGAGGAGCAGAGAGCTGTCCTCGGGGGCCTCGCCCAGGGTCCAGCCTGAGCCCCCTCCAGGGACCTCTGCCCAGCACAGGAAGCTGACGTTGGCCCAGCTCTACCGAATCAGGACCACCCTGCTGCTTAACTCCACCCTCACTGCCTC GGAGGTCTGA
- the PLEKHG5 gene encoding pleckstrin homology domain-containing family G member 5 isoform X5, producing MEDRSLAEEKGLCCQNPDCMDKGRAAKVCHHADCQQLHRRGPLSLCEACDSKFHSAMHYDGHVRFDLPPQGSVLARNVSTRSCPPRTSPAVDVEEEEESSVDGKGDRKSTGLKLSKKKAWRRHTDDPSKECFTLKFDLNVDIETEIVPAMKKKSLGEVLLPVFERKGIALGKVDIYLDQSNTPLSLTFEAYRFGGHYLRVKAKPGDEGKVEQGVKDSKSLSLPILRPAGAGPPTQERVDPQSRRESLDILAPGRRRKNMSEFLGEASVPGQEPPAPSSCSLPSGSSSGSSSSSGGSDSWKNRAASRFSGFFSSGPSTSAFGREVDKLEQLEGKLHAYSLFGLPRLPRRLCFDHDSWEEEGDEEEDEDDACLRLEDSWRELIDGHEKLTRRQCHQQEAVWELLHTEASYIKKLRVITNLFLCCLLNLQESGLLCEVEAERLFSNVPEIARLHRGLWGSVMAPVLEKARRTRALLQPADFLKGFKMFGSLFKPYIRYCMEEESCMEYMRGLLRDNDLFRAYVTWAEKHQQCQRLKLSDMLAKPHQRLTKYPLLLKSVLRKTDEPRAKEAVVTMIGSVERFIHHVNACMRQRQERQRLAAVVSRIDAYEVVEGSNDEVDKLLKEFLHLDLTAPIPGASPEETRQLLLEGSLRMKEGKDSKMDVYCFLFTDLLLVTKAVKKAERTKVIRPPLLVEKIVCRELRDPGSFLLIYLNEFHSAVGAYTFQASGQALCRGWVDAIYDAQNQLQQLRVQEHPGGQQHLQSLAEEEDEQEEEEEEEDEEEEGGESSTSAASSPTILRKSSNSLDSQRCVSDGSTETLAMVVVEPGDMLSSPEFEGGPFSSQSDETSLSTTASSVTPTSELLPLGPVDGRSCSMDSAYGTLSPTSLQDFMAPAPTVEPALRPPESSQAPSPPPSPRLRRRTPVQLLPCLPHLLKSKSEASLLQLLSGATTRGAPPAPSRSLSELCLAATVPGTRTQGSPQEAGPSWDCQGAPGPGSGPELSELEGGAGCPGGEPKGPTRRSRELSSGASPRVQPEPPPGTSAQHRKLTLAQLYRIRTTLLLNSTLTASEV from the exons ATGG AAGACCGGAGCCTGGCTGAAGAGAAGGGGCTGTGCTGTCAGAACCCCGACTGCATGGACAAGGGGCGGGCGGCTAAG GTATGCCACCACGCCGACTGCCAGCAGCTGCACCGCCGGGGCCCCCTCAGCCTCTGCGAGGCCTGTGACAGCAAGTTCCACAGCGCCATGCATTATGATGGGCACGTCCGCTTCGACCTGCCCCCCCAAG GCTCTGTCCTGGCTCGGAATGTGTCCACCCGGTCATGCCCCCCGCGCACCAGCCCTGCAGTGgacgtggaggaggaggaggagagctcTGTGGATGGCAAGGG GGACCGGAAGAGCACAGGCCTGAAGCTCTCCAAGAAGAAAGCCTGGAGGAGACACACAGAC GACCCAAGCAAGGAGTGCTTCACGCTGAAATTTGACCTGAACGTGGATATCGAGACAGAGATCGtgccagccatgaagaagaagtCGCTGGG GGAGGTGCTGCTGCCAGTATTTGAAAGGAAGGGCATTGCGCTGGGCAAAGTGGATATCTACCTGGACCAGTCCAACACGCCCCTGTCCCTCACCTTTGAGGCCTACAGGTTCGGGGGACACTACCTGCGGGTCAAAG CCAAGCCAGGGGATGAAGGGAAGGTAGAGCAGGGGGTGAAGGACTCCAAGTCCCTGAGTCTGCCAATCCTGCGGCCAGCCGGGGCCGGGCCCCCCACCCAGGAGCGCGTGGACCCGCAGAGCCGCCGGGAGAGCCTGGACATCCTG GCCCCTGGCCGCCGACGCAAGAACATGTCGGAGTTCCTGGGGGAGGCGAGCGTCCCTGGGCAGGAGCCCCCAGCGCCCTCCAGCTGCTCTCTGCCCAGCGGCAGCAgtagtggcagcagcagcagcagtggcggCAGTGACAGCTGGAAGAACCGGGCGGCCAGTCGCTTCAGCGGCTTCTTCAGCTCAGGCCCCAGCACCAGCGCCTTCGGCCGG GAAGTGGACAAACTGGAGCAGCTGGAGGGCAAGCTGCATGCCTACAGCCTCTTCGGGCTGCCCAGGCTGCCCCGGAGGCTGTGCTTTGACCACGACTCGTGGGAGGAGGAAGGTGACGAAGAGGAGGACGAGGACGACGCCTGCCTGCGGCTGGAGGACAGCTGGCGGGAGCTCATCGACGGGCACGAG AAGCTGACCCGGAGGCAGTGCCACCAGCAGGAGGCGGTGTGGGAGCTCCTGCACACAGAGGCCTCCTACATTAAGAAACTGAGGGTGATCACCAAC ctGTTCCTGTGCTGCCTCCTGAATCTGCAAGAGTCAGGGCTGCTGTGTGAG gTGGAGGCGGAGCGCCTGTTCAGCAACGTCCCGGAGATCGCGCGGCTACACCGCGGGCTGTGGGGCAGCGTGATGGCGCCGGTGCTGGAGAAGGCGCGGCGCACGCGGGCGCTCCTGCAGCCCGCGGATTTCCTCAAAGGCTTTAAGATG TTCGGCTCCCTCTTCAAGCCCTACATCCGATACTGCATGGAGGAGGAGAGCTGCATGGAGTACATGCGGGGCCTACTACGCGACAACGACCTCTTCCGGGCCTACGTCACG TGGGCCGAGAAGCACCAGCAGTGCCAGCGGCTGAAGCTGAGCGACATGCTGGCCAAGCCCCACCAGCGGCTCACCAAGTACCCGCTGCTGCTCAAGTCGGTGCTAAGGAAGACCGACGAGCCGCGCGCCAAGGAGGCCGTCGTCACCATG ATCGGCTCGGTGGAGCGCTTCATCCACCACGTGAACGCGTGCATGCGGCAGCGACAGGAGAGGCAGCGGCTGGCGGCCGTTGTGAGCCGCATCGACGCCTACGAGGTGGTGGAGGGCAGCAACGACGAGGTGGACAAG CTCCTGAAGGAATTTCTACATCTGGACCTGACGGCACCCATCCCTGGCGCCTCCCCTGAGGAGACACGCCAGCTGCTGCTGGAAGGGAGCCTGAGGATGAAGGAGGGGAAGGACAGCAAG ATGGACGTGTACTGCTTCCTCTTCACTGACCTGCTCTTGGTGACCAAGGCGGTGAAGAAGGCAGAGAGGACCAAGGTGATCAGGCCACCGCTGCTGGTGGAAAAGATCGTGTGCCGGGAGCTTCGGGACCCTG GGTCCTTCCTTCTCATCTACCTGAACGAGTTCCACAGCGCCGTGGGGGCCTACACGTTCCAGGCCAGCGGCCAGGCTTTGTGCCGTGGCTGGGTGGACGCCATCTACGATGCCCAG AACCAGCTTCAGCAGCTGCGTGTGCAGGAGCACCCAGGCGGCCAGCAGCACCTGCAGAGCCTggcagaggaggaggatgagcaggaggaagaggaggaggaggaagacgaggaggaggaaggaggggagagtaGCACTTCGGCGGCCAGTTCCCCTACCATCCTGCGCAAAAGCAGCAACAGCCTCGACTCGCAGCGCTG TGTCTCGGATGGCTCCACGGAGACCCTGGCCATGGTGGTGGTGGAGCCTGGGGACATGCTGTCCTCTCCCGAGTTCGAGGGCGGCCCCTTCAGCTCCCAATCAGACGAGACCTCGCTCAGCACCACCGCCTCATCTGTCACGCCCACCAGCGAGCTGCTGCCCCTGGGCCCAGTGGATGGGCGCTCCTGCTCCATGGACTCCGCCTACGGCACCCTCTCCCCGACCTCCCTGCAAGACTTTATGGCCCCAGCCCCTACGGTGGAGCCAGCACTCCGGCCCCCAGAGTCATCACAAGCCCCTTCACCCCCACCCTCGCCCCGCCTCCGCCGACGCACTCCTGTCCAGCTGCTGCCCTGTCTGCCCCACCTGCTCAAGTCCAAATCTGAGGCCAGTCTCCTCCAGCTGCTATCGGGGGCCACCACCCGTGGAGCGCCCCCAGCCCCTAGCCGCAGCCTGTCGGAACTCTGCTTGGCTGCTACCGTCCCTGGCACCAGGACTCAGGGTTCCCCTCAGGAAGCTGGGCCCAGCTGGGATTGCCAGGGGGCaccaggccctggcagtggccCCGAGCTGTCAGAGCTGGAGGGTGGAGCCGGCTGCCCAGGTGGGGAGCCCAAAGGACCCACCAGGAGGAGCAGAGAGCTGTCCTCGGGGGCCTCGCCCAGGGTCCAGCCTGAGCCCCCTCCAGGGACCTCTGCCCAGCACAGGAAGCTGACGTTGGCCCAGCTCTACCGAATCAGGACCACCCTGCTGCTTAACTCCACCCTCACTGCCTC GGAGGTCTGA